One part of the Thermodesulfobacterium commune DSM 2178 genome encodes these proteins:
- a CDS encoding HD domain-containing protein has product MKDFYNRYANLLFEVAFLKRVERTGYPYLGTGHENVASHSFGVAFISWILSELVKEKVDKEKLFKIALIHDLPETRTGDFNALNKLYNQTDEKKALEDAFQGIPLSEEVLELWKEYRSLNSLEARLVHDADVIDLIIQLKEQKDLNNPYAQKWIDYAKPKLITEVAKTLVESILETDWCSWWYDFLIKNNDLYRKKHQR; this is encoded by the coding sequence ATGAAGGACTTTTATAATCGATATGCTAATCTTCTTTTTGAGGTAGCTTTTCTAAAGAGAGTAGAAAGGACAGGATATCCCTATCTTGGTACAGGGCATGAAAATGTAGCCTCTCATTCCTTTGGAGTTGCTTTTATTTCTTGGATACTTTCAGAGCTTGTAAAAGAAAAAGTAGATAAAGAAAAGCTTTTCAAGATAGCCTTAATACATGACCTTCCAGAGACAAGGACTGGAGATTTTAATGCTTTAAACAAGCTTTACAACCAAACTGACGAAAAAAAGGCTCTTGAAGACGCCTTTCAGGGTATACCCTTAAGTGAGGAAGTTCTTGAGCTATGGAAGGAGTATAGAAGCCTAAACTCTTTAGAGGCAAGACTGGTTCATGACGCAGACGTAATCGACCTTATCATACAGCTTAAAGAACAAAAGGACCTCAATAACCCTTATGCTCAAAAATGGATCGATTATGCCAAGCCAAAGTTAATCACCGAGGTTGCTAAAACCCTGGTTGAAAGTATTTTAGAAACTGATTGGTGTAGCTGGTGGTATGATTTTTTGATAAAAAACAATGACCTCTACCGTAAAAAACATCAACGCTAA
- the speB gene encoding agmatinase, with product MKISFLGLPDHPQAKVALIPAPLEYSTSWKKGTKEAPLEILKVSPNMEFFDEEYFLDPSEKMGFFTYPVEELSFDPEESLKEISQKVEETLSLNRFPLVIGGEHTVTLGSIRVLKKFFPRLKVVHLDAHLDLRDRYNHSSITHATVMRRIYELGVPVLSIGIRTLCKEEYEFIKQENYPVIWAKDLKVDLKECLKKIESFLKDGYIFLSFDMDVFDPAVAPGVGTPEPGGIDWWEALNILKILVKHRLIGMDLVEVKPDPGNPVTEFLAAKLIFKVAVYLAAKNEGLL from the coding sequence ATGAAAATTTCTTTTTTAGGGCTACCTGACCATCCTCAGGCCAAGGTAGCCCTTATCCCAGCTCCTCTTGAGTATTCTACCTCTTGGAAAAAGGGCACAAAAGAAGCTCCCTTAGAAATCCTTAAAGTAAGTCCTAACATGGAGTTTTTTGACGAAGAATATTTCTTAGACCCTTCAGAAAAGATGGGGTTTTTTACCTATCCGGTAGAGGAGTTATCCTTTGACCCTGAAGAATCGCTAAAAGAGATATCTCAAAAAGTAGAGGAAACTCTTAGTTTAAACAGATTCCCGCTAGTTATCGGAGGAGAACATACGGTTACTTTAGGAAGTATAAGGGTTTTAAAAAAGTTTTTTCCTAGGTTAAAGGTGGTTCATCTTGACGCTCATTTAGACCTTAGAGACCGGTATAACCATAGTTCAATCACCCATGCTACAGTTATGAGAAGGATTTATGAACTTGGTGTTCCTGTTTTAAGCATAGGAATTCGTACTCTGTGTAAAGAAGAGTATGAGTTTATAAAACAGGAAAACTATCCTGTCATTTGGGCTAAAGATTTAAAGGTTGATCTTAAAGAATGCCTTAAAAAGATAGAAAGTTTTCTCAAAGATGGTTATATTTTCCTTAGTTTTGATATGGATGTGTTTGACCCTGCGGTAGCCCCTGGGGTTGGAACTCCTGAACCAGGAGGGATTGATTGGTGGGAAGCGTTAAACATACTTAAAATCCTGGTAAAGCATCGGTTGATAGGTATGGATTTGGTTGAGGTAAAGCCAGACCCTGGGAATCCTGTTACAGAGTTCTTGGCAGCTAAACTTATTTTTAAGGTAGCTGTATATCTGGCCGCTAAAAATGAAGGACTTTTATAA
- the speD gene encoding adenosylmethionine decarboxylase — protein sequence MEKFEYGFGQHLVIDGYGANREKLMDLDFIYNFLSKYPEEIEMTKIMPPYVFKYYAPVPEDWGISGFVIIAESHISIHTFPEKLYLSIDVFSCKPFDADKVISDVTRIFEIQKSEIKFFDRGLEFPRSIRAVEKFIKMERKDLII from the coding sequence ATGGAAAAGTTTGAGTATGGTTTTGGTCAGCATTTGGTGATAGATGGTTATGGTGCTAACAGAGAAAAGCTTATGGATTTAGATTTTATATATAATTTTCTTAGTAAATATCCTGAAGAGATAGAAATGACCAAGATTATGCCTCCCTATGTGTTTAAATATTATGCTCCTGTGCCTGAGGACTGGGGTATTTCTGGGTTTGTTATCATCGCAGAAAGCCATATAAGCATCCATACCTTCCCAGAGAAGCTTTACCTCAGCATCGATGTATTTTCCTGTAAACCTTTTGATGCTGACAAGGTTATCAGTGACGTTACCCGAATTTTTGAAATCCAAAAGAGCGAGATAAAGTTTTTTGACAGAGGTCTTGAGTTCCCGCGTTCTATCAGGGCAGTAGAAAAGTTTATCAAGATGGAAAGAAAGGACCTTATAATATAG
- a CDS encoding beta-barrel assembly-enhancing protease — MIKSTKDIFLKKFLTTIYLFLVLFVSGCANSNGPFLNLIPEEKEIELGNLYVYPAIDEYDGLYPEKMVQEYVSGLGQRLARFSERKLPYKFYVVNSDVVNAFALPGGPVIVTRGLLLTLDKESQLAGVLAHEIGHITAKHHVKMLEKQLALNFLLQIGSLLVPQDLTGEILLKLGAVSASLLQLKFSRDQEKEADYYGFLFAYKAGYSPQGMIEVFEKFKQMEKERPPEWLSTHPLPETRIKEAQNYINTFKPSGAFISDTEKFQKIKNLLVTTKPSYQQVSKGKAEYKKKNFDAAEAYFKEALSLYPQNTVALVYLASIRLEKKDFEGAKTYAIKAVEIDPNFFSAQLIAGISCFKIGELSNSLVYLEKASQLIPFNGISYYYKGRVYETQKQFSLALKNYQKALELGPKQASWYSDCKARYERLRLH, encoded by the coding sequence ATGATTAAAAGTACAAAAGACATTTTTTTAAAAAAATTTTTAACAACCATTTACCTGTTTTTGGTGCTTTTTGTTTCTGGTTGTGCCAACTCTAACGGACCTTTTTTAAACTTAATTCCTGAAGAAAAAGAGATAGAATTAGGGAACCTATATGTCTATCCTGCTATAGATGAATATGATGGGCTTTATCCTGAGAAAATGGTGCAAGAGTATGTATCAGGCTTAGGACAAAGGCTTGCCAGGTTTTCTGAAAGAAAGCTCCCTTATAAATTCTATGTAGTAAACTCTGACGTGGTAAATGCCTTTGCTCTACCAGGAGGTCCGGTGATAGTTACCAGAGGTCTACTTTTAACCTTAGACAAAGAAAGTCAGCTTGCTGGGGTTTTAGCCCACGAAATAGGACATATAACCGCTAAACATCATGTAAAAATGTTAGAAAAACAGCTGGCCCTAAACTTTCTTCTTCAAATAGGAAGCCTGTTAGTCCCACAAGACCTTACAGGAGAAATTTTGTTAAAATTAGGGGCTGTGTCTGCTTCACTACTCCAGCTTAAGTTTAGTAGAGATCAAGAAAAAGAGGCAGACTACTATGGTTTTCTCTTTGCCTATAAAGCAGGATATTCTCCGCAAGGCATGATAGAGGTCTTTGAAAAGTTTAAACAGATGGAAAAAGAACGACCTCCTGAATGGCTTTCTACCCACCCCTTACCTGAAACGAGAATTAAAGAAGCTCAAAACTATATCAACACCTTTAAACCCTCTGGTGCCTTTATCTCTGACACCGAAAAATTTCAAAAAATAAAAAACTTGTTGGTTACCACTAAACCTTCTTACCAACAAGTATCCAAAGGTAAGGCTGAGTATAAGAAAAAGAACTTCGATGCAGCAGAAGCTTATTTTAAAGAAGCCTTAAGTTTATATCCTCAAAACACTGTGGCCTTGGTTTACTTAGCTTCTATTAGGTTAGAAAAGAAAGATTTTGAGGGTGCAAAAACCTATGCCATAAAAGCTGTAGAAATAGACCCTAACTTTTTCTCAGCTCAGCTAATCGCAGGTATTTCCTGCTTCAAGATAGGAGAATTAAGTAATTCCCTTGTTTACTTAGAAAAGGCCTCACAGCTTATTCCTTTTAACGGGATTTCTTATTATTATAAAGGTAGAGTTTATGAAACTCAAAAACAATTCTCTTTAGCCTTAAAAAACTATCAAAAAGCCTTAGAATTAGGCCCAAAACAAGCCTCTTGGTATTCTGACTGTAAAGCACGATATGAACGATTGAGACTACATTAA
- a CDS encoding sulfite exporter TauE/SafE family protein codes for MKKMDNLLDLLLTSLPWVVTFKTSGVTTSLLLPPLVAFVISFLCASGGISGAFLLLPFQVSVLRFTTPAVSATNHLFNVFAIPFGVYRYWKEKRFFYPLTLIIAVGTLPGVIIGYFLRIGYFQELLRFKLLVGAVLLVISLKLLYDIIFPPKKDASFSPEPPKLLQFNWKTLAFIYDHKTYQVSSLAISLVAFFIGIIGGIYGIGGGALMAPILLGFFHLPPYVFAGATLFGTCLTSVVGVLVFTFGGNPPDWALGALLGLGGAAGLYLGAKAQKRMPQKLIRVIITALVLFISLRYLYSYFMR; via the coding sequence ATGAAAAAAATGGATAATCTCTTAGACCTTTTATTAACCTCTTTACCTTGGGTTGTAACCTTTAAGACTTCAGGGGTAACCACCTCTCTTCTACTACCTCCTTTAGTTGCTTTTGTCATCTCTTTTCTCTGTGCCTCTGGAGGAATAAGCGGTGCTTTTTTACTTTTACCTTTTCAGGTAAGTGTCCTTAGGTTTACCACTCCTGCGGTTAGTGCAACCAACCATCTTTTTAACGTGTTTGCCATTCCTTTTGGGGTCTATAGGTACTGGAAAGAAAAACGTTTTTTCTATCCGTTAACCTTAATAATTGCTGTAGGCACCTTACCTGGTGTGATTATAGGATATTTTTTAAGAATAGGCTATTTTCAGGAACTGTTAAGATTTAAGCTTTTGGTTGGAGCTGTACTTTTGGTAATAAGCTTAAAGCTTCTTTATGATATCATATTTCCTCCTAAAAAAGATGCCTCTTTTTCTCCAGAACCTCCAAAACTTCTCCAGTTTAACTGGAAAACCTTAGCATTCATCTATGACCATAAAACCTACCAAGTAAGTTCTTTAGCTATATCTCTGGTTGCTTTTTTTATAGGGATTATAGGTGGTATTTATGGGATAGGAGGAGGGGCGTTGATGGCCCCTATCTTGCTTGGGTTTTTTCACCTACCTCCTTACGTGTTTGCTGGGGCCACTCTTTTTGGAACTTGTTTAACCTCAGTCGTGGGAGTATTGGTTTTTACCTTTGGAGGGAATCCACCAGACTGGGCGCTTGGAGCTCTTTTAGGTTTAGGAGGAGCAGCTGGACTATATTTAGGAGCTAAAGCTCAAAAAAGAATGCCTCAAAAGCTTATAAGGGTTATCATAACAGCGTTGGTGCTTTTTATAAGCTTAAGATACCTCTATTCTTACTTTATGCGGTAA
- the ahbA gene encoding siroheme decarboxylase subunit alpha produces the protein MDVEKKILSVIQKDFPLENRPFLRLAEKVGLEEDFFLEKVRELQEKRIIRQVSAVFNPSFFGHRSGLFALRAKEENLIQTIEIINSHQGVSHNYLRSHDYNLWFILVVPPGKDLLTEADNLCKRCQIEDFLFLPALRVFKISTVLEVEGYENEKNEEIGFQKQTEESFSEKDVWFVKHLQEPLPLIKEPFKPIAEKLGVREEEIFSWLMEVQKQGGLRRFGALVKHDRLGYKTNVMVAWKVPQKKIESFVKEVTNKTFITHCYERKTYPFWDYNLYTMCHFKNEEEIKLIEELAQKIDITEYLMLTTLKELKKVRLKLFYDDVFTA, from the coding sequence ATGGATGTTGAGAAAAAGATTCTTTCTGTTATCCAAAAAGATTTTCCCTTAGAAAATAGGCCCTTTTTACGTTTAGCTGAAAAGGTTGGTTTAGAAGAAGATTTTTTTTTAGAAAAAGTTAGAGAGTTGCAAGAAAAGAGAATAATAAGACAGGTTTCTGCAGTTTTTAACCCTTCTTTTTTTGGACATAGGTCTGGGCTTTTTGCCTTAAGGGCTAAGGAAGAAAACCTTATTCAGACAATAGAGATCATAAACAGCCATCAAGGGGTAAGTCATAACTACTTAAGATCTCATGATTACAACCTTTGGTTTATTCTGGTAGTGCCCCCAGGAAAAGACCTTTTGACTGAAGCAGACAACCTTTGTAAGCGATGCCAAATAGAAGATTTTTTGTTTTTACCTGCTTTAAGGGTTTTTAAAATATCTACGGTTTTAGAGGTAGAAGGTTACGAAAACGAAAAAAACGAAGAGATAGGGTTTCAAAAGCAAACAGAGGAAAGTTTTTCAGAAAAAGATGTTTGGTTTGTCAAACATCTTCAAGAGCCTCTTCCTTTGATAAAAGAACCTTTTAAACCTATAGCTGAAAAACTTGGTGTTAGAGAAGAAGAGATTTTTTCTTGGTTGATGGAAGTCCAAAAACAAGGTGGTTTAAGAAGGTTTGGGGCTTTGGTAAAACATGACCGTTTAGGATATAAAACCAACGTCATGGTAGCCTGGAAGGTACCTCAAAAGAAGATAGAAAGTTTTGTTAAGGAAGTTACCAACAAAACCTTTATCACACATTGTTATGAAAGAAAGACCTATCCTTTTTGGGATTATAACCTATATACGATGTGTCATTTTAAAAACGAAGAGGAAATAAAGTTGATAGAAGAACTGGCTCAGAAAATAGATATCACTGAATATCTTATGCTTACCACCTTAAAGGAATTAAAAAAGGTTAGGTTAAAACTTTTTTATGACGATGTTTTTACCGCATAA
- a CDS encoding RNA polymerase sigma factor RpoD/SigA, whose protein sequence is MSLRNKKTFCLFEEEEMLLEEVSSENFWLPEEEEKRSGVKDEDPIKIYFKEVFSHKLLTKEDEIRIGRTIEEKEREILSEVLSYYATTAKFFHLVIQSERHGKLGLLFKDCDELQKHKEKFEHWIQSLKQSLSDILESFNSHGVNPELLEKTIELIYQVRPSKLLLDELCCEILETYQRVNNLNRLKNKLQTKYEIKPITIEKIFSVNGRQINFLRLAKRFSIDKIDLDKLVKEVNEHCKFMKHFDEFFGEPLEKVYQSGEKIFKACQVIKACKEELVKSNLRLIISIARKYSPKGMFLSDLIQEGNIGLLKAIEKFDYRKGFKFSTYATWWIRQSITRYLAENTRTIRIPLHIIETIYKISKLISNKFYQEYGRDPTLEELSKETGLSIEKLNYIFKIMKQPISLETNIGEEDDSTLRDFIEDQKALKPDEITFNQALSEKVRELLKSLSPREEKIIRLRFGIGERESYTLEEVGNKFGVTKERIRQIENIALRKLKHPQRIKFLKNFLIYSS, encoded by the coding sequence ATGAGCCTCCGAAACAAAAAAACCTTTTGTCTTTTTGAAGAAGAGGAAATGCTCTTAGAGGAGGTTTCTTCAGAAAATTTCTGGCTACCTGAAGAAGAGGAAAAAAGGTCTGGAGTTAAAGACGAAGACCCTATAAAGATTTATTTTAAGGAAGTTTTTTCTCATAAACTTCTTACCAAAGAAGATGAAATAAGGATAGGAAGGACTATAGAAGAAAAGGAAAGGGAGATATTGAGTGAGGTCCTCAGTTATTATGCTACTACTGCCAAGTTTTTTCATCTGGTTATTCAATCAGAAAGACATGGCAAGTTAGGACTGCTTTTTAAGGACTGTGATGAATTACAAAAACATAAAGAAAAGTTTGAACATTGGATACAAAGTTTAAAGCAAAGCTTAAGTGACATTTTAGAGTCTTTTAATTCTCATGGTGTTAACCCTGAGCTGTTGGAAAAGACCATAGAACTTATTTATCAAGTAAGACCAAGTAAACTGCTCTTAGATGAGCTTTGTTGTGAGATTTTAGAAACCTATCAAAGGGTTAACAACCTAAATAGATTAAAAAATAAACTGCAAACTAAATACGAGATCAAGCCTATCACGATAGAAAAAATTTTTTCAGTTAACGGAAGACAGATTAATTTTCTCCGTTTAGCAAAAAGATTTTCCATCGATAAGATAGATTTAGACAAGCTGGTAAAAGAAGTAAACGAACATTGTAAGTTTATGAAGCATTTTGATGAATTCTTTGGAGAGCCCTTAGAGAAGGTATACCAAAGTGGAGAAAAGATTTTTAAAGCCTGTCAAGTTATAAAGGCCTGCAAAGAGGAGTTGGTAAAATCTAATCTTAGGCTTATCATTTCTATAGCCCGCAAGTATTCTCCTAAAGGGATGTTTCTTTCTGATTTAATCCAGGAAGGAAACATAGGTCTTCTTAAAGCCATAGAAAAATTTGATTACCGAAAAGGATTTAAGTTTAGCACCTATGCAACCTGGTGGATAAGACAGTCTATCACCAGGTATCTGGCAGAAAATACCAGGACCATAAGGATCCCCCTTCATATAATAGAAACTATATACAAAATAAGTAAGCTTATTTCTAACAAGTTTTATCAAGAATATGGTAGAGATCCAACTTTAGAAGAACTTTCTAAGGAGACAGGCCTTTCTATAGAAAAACTTAACTACATCTTCAAAATTATGAAACAACCTATTTCTCTGGAAACTAACATAGGAGAAGAAGACGATTCTACACTAAGAGATTTCATAGAAGACCAGAAAGCTTTAAAACCTGATGAAATTACCTTTAACCAAGCTCTATCAGAAAAAGTAAGAGAACTTCTAAAGAGTTTGTCCCCCAGGGAGGAAAAAATTATAAGGCTAAGGTTTGGAATAGGTGAAAGAGAATCCTACACTTTAGAGGAGGTTGGAAACAAGTTTGGGGTTACTAAAGAAAGGATCAGACAGATAGAAAACATCGCCCTGCGTAAACTTAAACATCCTCAAAGGATAAAGTTTTTAAAGAATTTTCTTATTTATAGTTCTTAA
- the dnaG gene encoding DNA primase — translation MEGLFEKIKEIYDLVEVVSNYVRLKRVGKNFVGLCPFHSEKTPSFVVSPEKQIFKCFGCGESGDVVTFYMKIKGLSFKEAILELAEKAGIYVEEKIFLEKRKENELVSLAYKVAKFYHHLLFFHPGAKEGREYLLERGLSEETIKHFLLGFAPQEGRVLTSYLRTSKEEFKHAEELGLIKQVQDGSFVDLFKFRIIFPVFNSKGECVGFGGRALVKEDEPKYLNTPESKIYKKSEILYGFYQAKEYIKKEKTCFLVEGYFDFLSFWEAGIRNTVATCGTALTPNHVKILKGLSEEILVCYDGDEAGKKATVRAVSLFVKEGILPKCVVLPEGEDPDSFVQKIKMNSSEIKEKIKDLTQDGISFVASFFQDKFKQNPSKAYQELIEVFQGIEDPFLKKKVAKELSFKLDLSETEILKSLSKKEVSKKPAIFISSSEKSLVEPKEDSCLRMIAQYLVSYPEDLEILEESGLSKYLEACGSKYTVFLKMLIESLKKGLGELSCVSDPEFQSILSDLLFSPPFESREEVLKDIKSFLQKSLIKLELKKLAESIKNLENVGAKEEKNQYLCLLKATLINKVCGLDKVES, via the coding sequence TTGGAAGGACTTTTTGAAAAGATAAAAGAAATCTATGACCTTGTAGAAGTAGTGTCTAACTATGTAAGGTTAAAGAGGGTAGGCAAAAATTTTGTAGGGCTTTGTCCTTTTCATTCAGAGAAAACCCCTTCTTTTGTAGTCAGTCCTGAGAAACAGATTTTCAAATGTTTTGGATGTGGAGAGTCTGGGGATGTGGTGACTTTTTACATGAAGATAAAGGGGTTATCTTTTAAAGAAGCTATCTTAGAATTAGCAGAGAAAGCGGGGATTTATGTAGAAGAGAAGATTTTTCTAGAAAAAAGAAAAGAAAACGAGCTTGTTAGTCTGGCTTATAAAGTAGCCAAGTTTTACCATCATTTGCTGTTTTTTCATCCCGGGGCTAAAGAAGGAAGAGAATATCTTTTAGAAAGAGGTCTTTCTGAGGAAACTATAAAGCATTTCCTGTTAGGTTTTGCTCCTCAAGAAGGTAGGGTATTAACTAGCTATTTAAGAACCTCGAAAGAAGAATTCAAACACGCAGAAGAGCTTGGCTTGATCAAACAAGTACAAGATGGTTCTTTTGTAGACCTTTTTAAGTTTAGGATAATTTTTCCTGTTTTTAATTCCAAAGGAGAATGTGTTGGTTTTGGAGGAAGGGCCCTTGTTAAAGAAGATGAGCCCAAGTATTTAAATACCCCAGAGTCTAAGATTTATAAAAAATCAGAAATCCTTTATGGTTTTTATCAGGCTAAAGAATATATCAAGAAAGAAAAAACCTGTTTTTTAGTAGAGGGATACTTTGATTTCCTTTCTTTCTGGGAGGCTGGGATAAGAAATACGGTTGCTACCTGTGGTACAGCCCTTACCCCTAATCATGTAAAGATTCTTAAAGGATTATCAGAAGAGATATTGGTGTGTTACGACGGCGATGAAGCTGGGAAAAAAGCTACGGTAAGGGCTGTGTCTTTGTTTGTAAAAGAAGGGATTTTACCTAAATGTGTCGTTTTACCTGAAGGGGAGGATCCTGATTCTTTTGTCCAAAAAATTAAGATGAATTCCTCAGAGATTAAGGAAAAAATAAAGGATTTAACCCAAGATGGAATTTCCTTTGTTGCTTCTTTTTTCCAAGACAAATTCAAACAAAATCCTTCTAAGGCCTATCAAGAATTGATTGAGGTTTTTCAGGGTATAGAAGACCCGTTTTTAAAGAAAAAAGTAGCTAAGGAATTGAGCTTTAAACTGGATTTGTCTGAAACAGAGATTTTAAAAAGTTTATCTAAAAAGGAAGTATCTAAAAAACCTGCTATATTTATTTCATCTTCTGAAAAGAGTTTGGTTGAACCTAAGGAAGATAGTTGTTTAAGGATGATTGCTCAATACTTAGTAAGTTATCCTGAAGATTTAGAAATTTTAGAGGAGTCAGGACTTTCTAAGTATTTAGAAGCTTGTGGTTCTAAGTATACGGTTTTTTTAAAAATGTTAATCGAGAGTTTGAAAAAAGGGCTGGGAGAGCTTTCTTGTGTCTCTGATCCTGAATTTCAGTCTATTCTAAGCGACCTTCTTTTTAGCCCTCCTTTTGAAAGTCGAGAGGAGGTTCTCAAAGACATAAAATCCTTTCTCCAAAAGTCTTTAATCAAGCTGGAGTTAAAAAAACTTGCAGAGAGCATAAAAAATTTAGAAAATGTAGGGGCAAAAGAAGAAAAAAATCAATATCTTTGTCTTTTAAAAGCCACCTTGATCAATAAAGTTTGTGGTTTAGACAAAGTAGAGAGTTAA
- a CDS encoding endonuclease MutS2 yields MKSFVKLEWSKLLDYFSENVVSDFVKQEVKQLLPNFDFEKACILQAQTSYLWNLIEKGERLDLVPLKSLRFLFLKAQKRSVFLPLELIQIKQWFTVLKRLSSILNNSPFSRLVEVYQGVMELEQQVLDRVLDYERKELKDKASYQLYVIRKKIREALDLLYTKLDKLREHFFKKGYLQENLYTQKEGRYVLPVKVEFKNKVKGIFHGLSSSGATAFIEPVSIIGLSNELETLRHQEQREELKILKEVSQELFLKKDLFFELENLYLEFEVAWGKVNLGRVYRGIFPDLKPQGSLKIWQGVHPFLLLSQTEKKQVKAVRNDFFLEKGLLITGPNLGGKTVSLKTIGLICLMAQTGFLIPAERAEIPVFTQVFADIGDDQDIFQGESSFSSHLRGLKEILDQADSQTLVLLDEPGRGTDPEKGMALIAAVLEELLKRGVKVVVTTHSQFLKTLGFKIEGLKVATMEYDLETKEPTYSLVYDVYGDSLAFELAKKIGIPERILDRAFEYLQNKEYWEWYKLWEKEFDKVKKLRESLEKKEKELEQRELQLNHKKEELEKHYVKQLELKFKEWEREFKKLIEELSEKGIGKKGGIKEFEKFVAKVLKESQKEETIQEGDYVLIKGFNQKGKVIKIKNNSLAEVVCGALKLELPLERLSKVILENHTLKSNQFQGFSLKASPTSQISKGIRKSVYLLGLTVDEALEEVEKELNRSFLEGVAEVYLVHGHGSGRLREAIHKHLKNHPLVREFRFAEQSKGGTGVTVVFLEKNY; encoded by the coding sequence TTGAAATCTTTTGTTAAACTTGAATGGTCTAAACTTTTAGATTATTTTTCGGAAAATGTAGTTAGTGATTTTGTTAAACAAGAAGTAAAACAATTATTACCTAATTTTGATTTTGAAAAAGCCTGTATACTTCAGGCGCAAACAAGTTATCTCTGGAATCTTATAGAAAAGGGGGAAAGGTTAGACCTTGTCCCCCTTAAATCATTAAGATTTCTTTTTCTTAAGGCTCAAAAACGTTCTGTTTTCCTTCCTTTGGAACTTATTCAGATTAAACAGTGGTTTACAGTTTTAAAAAGATTATCTTCAATTCTCAATAATTCTCCTTTTTCTCGGCTTGTGGAGGTCTATCAAGGTGTTATGGAGTTAGAGCAACAAGTTTTAGACCGTGTACTCGATTACGAAAGAAAGGAACTCAAAGACAAAGCTTCTTATCAACTTTATGTGATAAGAAAGAAAATTAGAGAGGCTTTAGACCTTCTTTATACCAAGCTTGATAAACTTAGAGAACATTTTTTTAAAAAAGGTTATCTACAGGAAAATCTTTATACCCAAAAAGAAGGTAGGTATGTTCTTCCTGTTAAGGTTGAGTTTAAAAATAAGGTAAAAGGGATTTTCCATGGACTTTCTTCAAGTGGGGCTACTGCTTTTATAGAACCAGTTTCTATAATAGGTCTTTCAAACGAGTTGGAAACCCTTCGTCATCAAGAGCAAAGAGAAGAACTAAAGATTTTAAAAGAAGTTTCTCAAGAGCTATTTCTAAAAAAAGATCTTTTTTTTGAGCTTGAAAACCTTTATTTGGAGTTCGAAGTAGCCTGGGGTAAGGTAAACTTAGGAAGGGTTTATCGAGGGATTTTCCCTGATTTAAAACCTCAAGGGAGCCTTAAGATCTGGCAAGGAGTTCATCCTTTTTTATTACTTTCTCAAACCGAAAAAAAACAGGTTAAGGCAGTTAGAAACGATTTTTTCTTAGAAAAGGGGTTGCTTATTACAGGACCGAACTTAGGTGGTAAGACGGTTTCTTTAAAAACCATAGGTTTGATTTGTTTAATGGCTCAGACCGGTTTTTTAATACCTGCAGAAAGAGCTGAAATCCCGGTTTTTACCCAAGTTTTTGCTGATATAGGAGATGATCAGGATATCTTTCAGGGCGAGTCTTCTTTTTCTTCTCATTTAAGAGGCCTTAAAGAGATTTTAGACCAGGCAGATAGTCAAACCTTGGTGCTTCTTGATGAACCAGGCAGAGGCACAGACCCTGAAAAAGGTATGGCACTTATTGCTGCGGTGTTGGAAGAGCTTCTAAAAAGAGGGGTAAAAGTAGTGGTTACTACCCATTCTCAGTTTTTGAAAACCTTAGGGTTTAAGATAGAGGGGTTAAAGGTTGCTACGATGGAGTATGACCTTGAGACTAAAGAACCTACTTACAGTTTGGTTTATGATGTTTATGGGGATTCTTTAGCCTTTGAGCTGGCCAAAAAAATAGGTATTCCTGAGCGAATTTTAGATAGAGCCTTTGAATACTTGCAAAATAAAGAATACTGGGAATGGTATAAACTTTGGGAAAAAGAGTTTGATAAGGTAAAAAAGCTTAGAGAGTCTTTAGAAAAAAAAGAAAAAGAATTAGAGCAAAGAGAGCTTCAACTTAACCATAAAAAAGAAGAACTTGAAAAACATTATGTCAAACAACTCGAACTCAAGTTTAAAGAATGGGAAAGGGAGTTTAAGAAACTGATAGAGGAATTGAGTGAAAAGGGTATAGGTAAAAAGGGTGGGATTAAAGAGTTTGAGAAGTTTGTGGCTAAGGTTTTAAAAGAAAGTCAAAAAGAAGAAACTATTCAGGAAGGAGATTATGTATTAATAAAAGGGTTTAATCAGAAAGGAAAGGTTATAAAGATAAAAAATAATAGTTTAGCAGAGGTTGTGTGTGGTGCTTTAAAATTAGAGTTACCCTTAGAAAGGTTATCTAAGGTTATCTTAGAGAATCATACACTAAAATCAAATCAATTTCAGGGCTTTTCTCTAAAAGCTTCTCCTACGTCTCAAATATCTAAAGGAATTAGGAAAAGCGTTTATCTTTTGGGTTTGACAGTGGATGAGGCTTTGGAAGAGGTAGAAAAAGAACTTAACAGGAGTTTTTTAGAAGGGGTAGCTGAGGTTTATCTTGTTCATGGGCATGGGTCAGGAAGGTTAAGAGAAGCTATTCATAAACATCTGAAAAACCATCCTCTGGTAAGAGAATTTAGGTTTGCAGAACAAAGTAAGGGAGGGACAGGGGTTACCGTAGTTTTCTTGGAAAAAAACTATTAA